The stretch of DNA TATTAACCAAGGAGGCCAAGCTCCTGACAAGGTACGTTGGTAGCCTGTTCATGGTCCTGGCATTGCCCTTCATGATGTCAGGCCTCTTCGTGGGGATCGGCTACGCGGTCGCCGGCCCATCAGCTACGGCGAACTTTGCCTCGAACACCGGGGTTCAGAACCCCATCCTGTACATGACTCTCGGAGGGGTGTTGATGATCGCGAGCATGGTGATGGTTGAGAACACGTCCAGCGTGATACGAGAAGAGCAGCTCATCGGAACCTTCGAGCTCCACTACCTGACCCCCAATAGCACCGTGGTGGTGTGGTTGCTGCATGCTGTTGCCCAGTCTATTCTCATGCTCCTGGTGTTCACGATCGATTTGACCGTCGTCGTTGCGCTACAAGGATCCCTTCTCAGCCCCGTGGAGTGGGTCGAGTCGGCGCTCGTCCTTCTCCTGGGCCTCCTTCCCCTAGCGGGGCTGGGGCTCGTGGTTGCAGCCCTCACGGTCAGGTTCAAGGAAGTGTGGGCTGTGGCCAGCACAGTTAACGCCTTCATCGCCATGCTTTCGGGCTACTACTACCCCCTGGAGGTGTTCCCGCGGGTGGTTCAAGCGGTCTCCGCGCTGCTCCCCACGACGCACGCCACGCAGGTTTTGAGAGGCATAGTCGCCGGCGGCTCCTCGAGCCTGAATCTGGCCGAAAGAGTAGGGATCATGGTCTCGCTAGGCTTAGCTTACCTTTACCTTGGCCGGCTCACCTACACGAGGTGGGAGGATGAGGCGAGGAGGAGGGGCGAGCTATCGAAGTACTAGGTTCGTGAGAGGCATAAGAGCGCTGGCGCTCGAGATCTCCTGGACCGCCAAAGTTGCTCTAAAAACTTACTTCAGGTACCCTGCGTGGCTAGTCTCCGACATCATAACGACGCCCGCGTGGCTCGTCCTCCTACTCTTCCCAATACTCATGTTCCTCCCCAGAGAGGAGTGGAGCGACCCTAAGGTCCTCAACATGTTCTTCTGGGCAATGATCCTATGGGACGTTGTCTCGGCCGGCTTATGGAGCTTCGGGATGGCTATAAGGCGGGAGCAGCAGACCGGAACGCTCGAGTTCATCCTCCTCACCAACGCCAACCGCGCCGTCCTCTTCTCGAGGAACCTGTTCTCGAGGATCGTGGGCCTAGGGCTAACGCTAGCCTACACCTACTTCTTCTTCGTGCTTCTCTTCGGCACAAGCGTGATACTGCACGATGTCCTCCCGGTCGCCGCGGTCCTGCTGGTCGGGCTCTTCACCTCTATGGGCTTCGGCCTCATCTACGGGGCACTAGTGCTCAAGTACAAGAACGTCGGCCCCCTGAACAACATCCTGCAGTTCGTGATACTGGGACTCAGCGGGGTCTTCTTCCCGGTCTCAAGCCTGCCTAGAGAGCTCCAGCTGGTTTCGCTGGCAATACCCTTCACGTACCTATCAGAGCTCTTGAGGTACCACGCCCTCCGCACGCCAACCCTGCTGCCCGTCGAGCTCGAGTGGGCGCTGCTCCTTGCGCTTACGGCGGCGCTAGTTGCCGCAGGGCTGGCTTCGATCTACGCCATCGAGCGGAGGCTCAAAAGGACTGGGGAGCTCGGGCAGTACTAGGCCACGCGGCATCTAAGCTCAAGCCCTGATCCGCCAACGCAAAGCCCAGGAATGGGCTTTTAACCAACCTTTACACGAATTTACGAGCTGTTCGGGATGGAGGCGAGGTTTCCGTACAGGCCGAGGCCGCACCAGCTGGAGGTAGCTAAGATTATTTCGGAGCAGGTGAAGAGGCGCAACGTCATCCTCGAGGCCCCCACGGGTTTCGGGAAGACGCCCGTAGTGATCTACGCCCTACTCCCCTTCCTCGAGCGGGGAGGCAGGGTGGTGTGGGCTGTCAGAACCGGGAGCGAAACTGACAGGCCCGTGGAGGAGTTCAGGGTCTTCAGGGAGAAGAGCGGCGTCAGGCTCGTCGCACTGAGCCTCCGCGGGAAGAGGGACATGTGCCTCCTCGCCCGGAGGTTCGGCGAGAACCTTGACTACAGCGACGTGTCCTACATCTGCAGCAGGGAGAGGAGCAGGTGCCCCTACTACAGGCGGCTCCGCGAGGGAGTTGACCTGCAGAGGTTCGTCGACGTGGGGGCGCTGACGTACACGTACATATTCGAGGAGGCGAGCAGGATGGGCGTTTGCCCCTACTTCCTCCAGCGCGAGCTGCTGAAGCTGGCCGACGTCGTGGCCCTCAGCTACAACTACGTCGTGGACGAGGGTCTGAGCTGGAGCATCAGGACGGAGTTCCCCTTCAAGGAGTCGATACTCGTAGTGGACGAGGCGCACAACCTCCAGAACCTCAACCTGGGAGGGGACACGATAACCGAGGGGACTATGGACAGGGCCTACAGCGAGGCGCTCGAGGCGGGTGACGAGGACAGCGCCGCGCTCGTCGACTACACTCGAAGCAGGGTTAAGGAGAAGTACTCGAGCCTGCAGGAGGAGGAGAGCGAGGTGTTTGACCCCGAGGATCTCCTCCCCGCCGACTTCGAGAAGAGGCTGGAGGACGCCTTGAAGACGGGCGAGGCTATTCGCGAGAGGAGGTTCAAAGAGGGGAAGAGGCCTCAGTCGAGCCTCTACCACTTCGCGAGCTTCTTTAAGGCCGCGGTTGAGGCGAGGGGGGTTGACGGCATAGCCTTGATTGTCGAGAGGAGCAACGGTAGGCTTTACCTCAACATATGGGACATGCGCGCAGGCGAAGTTCTCTCGAGGGTGTGGAGGTCCTTCAAGAGGGTCATATTCATGTCGGGGACCCTTGCACCCATCGAGGCGTTCGCCGAGACGGTGGGCGTGAGAGACTACTACCCGGTAACTGTTCCAAGCCCCTACGACGAGACCAACGCATCCGTGTACCTCGTCAAAGACCTCACGACGCGGGGGGAGGAGCTCAGCGACGAGATGGCTGGAAAGTACGTGGACGCGATCGCTCGGACACTCCGCAGGGTCAGGCGCAACACCGCTGTTTTCACCGCCAGCTACCGCATCCAGGCCAAGCTGATGGCCAGCGGGCTCCTTGAGGCCGCTCGGAGCCTTGGGTACACCGTCTTCGTCGAGCGGCGCGACATGAGCGGGCTAGAGGCTGGGGAAACTCTCCAGAAGTTCAAGTCCCTCGCCCAGAGCGGGAGCGGGTTGCTGGTCGCGCCCATGGGGGGTAGGTTCGCGGAGGGCGCCGACTACCCGGGTGAGGAGCTGATGTGCGTGTTCCTCGTCGGCATACCTTTCGAGAAGCCGACGACCAAGACAAGGCTCTACATAGAGTACTACCAGAGGCTATACGGCGAGGAGAAGGGCCGCTTGTACGCCTACGTTTACCCCGCCTTGAGGAGGGCGGCTCAGGCCCTCGGGAGGGCGCTCAGGAGCCCAAGAGACCAGGCGGTGATCGTGCTGGGGGACTACCGCTACCAGCAGTACATGCCGCTCATGCCTGACTACGTCCGCGAGCTGGTAAAGCCTATAACTCACGACCGTCTTGACGCTGTTGAACCCCCCTGGGAGAGAATCAGGCTGTAGTTGGTGGTATCATGACGACTCAGTACGAGAGAGTCTTCACCGAGGAGGCTGAGAGGATTGCCGGCAGGGCTTTAGGCGAGATAGCCTTCGAGGCCTTGATGAGGGCTGCGCTTCTGGGCCTCCCTATCGAGCCAGCGAAAACCGGACCTAGAAGCGTCGTGGTCCACTACGCCGGCAGGAAGACGTTCTTCAGGGTTATAGGCGTCCTCAACCCCTCGGGGGGCTTCTCGGTCTGCTTGAGGCGATACACCAACGACTGCGGGGAAGTCGCCTCAGTCTCGCCGAGCGGCGAGGTTAAAATCGTCGTGGCTGGTCTGGCATCCTACTTGAGCTCTCCCGGGGAGCTGTACGGCGGCCACGTGGCCGACGTGTGGACGCAGAGGCTTCGAGCGGCTGAGGCCGGCATGCTCAAGGAGGTCCAGAAGGAGTCTCTGAGCCGTAACATCCTCTCTAGCCTTTCGAGCGCTCTCCTCGATGCCTTCCCGCGGGTCAAGGTGTACTACTCTCCGGTGACGCTGGACTACGCGGCGGGGCTGCTTGAGGCCGGTGTCCTGCCTGTCTGGGTCAGCGGCTTCGGCTACTCCGTCTCCGTGTCGAGGCTCGCGCTTGAGAAGCTGGCTGAGCTGACCGGTAAGTAATTATACTTTCAGGTGCTGTACTAACCTGATGAGGAAAGAGCATATTGCTGCACTTACTATCGCCTTTACACTGCTCTTCTCCCTCCTGGCACTGGCTCAACCGGCGCTGCCCGGTTTCTCCCCGCTAGCCGTGCCCGCGTACTCCAGCGACATCAGCCTCGGGAAGCCTGCAGCGGTGACTCCGGGCGGCAGCTTCACGTTCACGCTGACGGGAGACGCTGCTCAGCCCAGCGCGGCTTACATGTTCACCGCCACGGTAACCGATGGTAAGCTGAGCCTCCTGAACTACTCGCTCAGCGTCACCTACTCAAACGGCAAAGTCACGGTTTCCGTGCCTAGCAGTGCGAAGCCAGGCGTCTACGACCTCGTTCTAGTCGGGCAGAGGAAGCTCGAGCTACCGAGGAGCGTGTGGGTGATAAACGTCTCGAAAACCACGCTCAGAGTTGTCCAGATCACCGACCAGCACTACGGCGCAGGACAGCCGGACGTGATAACGGGCGACATGAACAGGATCGCAGGCTACCTTGTCGCCTCCCTGCTGAAACCCGACCTGATCATCGACACCGGCGACGTAGGCGACACCGCCAGCGAGCCCCAGTACCGCTGGGCTTACAGCTACGAGAGAGCGTTCCTCTACGGCTTCCCTATCCTTGTCATCCCGGGAAACCACGACACCCCGCCCGACATGTGGTCCAAGTACTACGGGAGCACAACCTGGTACAGGCTGATAGGAGATAGGCTCCTCATCGTCGGGCTTTACTCGCTTGAGCAGGGATACCCGCCGCTGAGCCAGCTCCAGTGGGCGGAGGGCGTCCTCAAGCAGTACTCCAGCGTCCCCTACAAAGTGGTCCTGGTCCACCACCCCGTCTTCTACTACCAGGGTGAGCTCAAGACGACGTACGACGACCAGAGCGTGATCGCTCCATACGATCCGCAGAGCAACCCGAACTCTCCCATATACTCCTCTTGGAGCGGGAACATGGAGGCGACGCGCTTCTTCCTCAGGCTCGTCGAAACCTACGGCGTGAACCTCGTGCTATCGGGGCACGTCCACCGCGACCTCTACGTCAAGTACACGAGCACGAGGACCGGCAAGACCACGAACTTCGTCACCACGACTACCCTCGGCATGGGAAGCGCTATCTACGATGGGCTCGCGCTCTTCGAGATAGACCTTAAGAGCGGCAACATAACATTCCCCGTCAAGCCACCCACCTTCATCGGCTTCAGCTACGACTCCAGGAAGCTGGCACAGAACTCCATACCCATTGGCGTATACCCGCCGAAAAACGACTTAGGGGTCTCCAACCAGGTGTTCACCCCATCAGCGCTCTACCTCTGGCCCCACGCCTACGTCTTGACGCTCGAGAACAGGCTCGGGTACCTTGACCTGGATGACGTTGTGGTCTGGTGCCTGCCGTGGTCCGGGGACTTCACGCCCGAGCTTCTCGACGCGAGCGGCGGAGCCAGCTTCCAAGTACTGGACACGCTGCGCGTGGGAGACCTGCTCTACGTTGCAGTCAGGGTCAAGCTACCGCCGGGCGGCAAGCTCGCGGTTGCCCTGGCCAACGCCCTCGATACCGAGCCGCCGAAAATCAGCATGAAGATGCTATTCCCCGAGAAGCCAGCTCCTGGGGGCCAGTTCCAGGCATTCATCGACGCCAGCGATGAAGGGTGGGGTGTAGCCAACTTCCTAGCGTCGCTCGTGGTGGACGGGGCGGAGCAGCCAGTGAGCGTGAGCCTCTACTCACCGAGCACTCTGGCCGACCCCGTGAGGAGCATGACGTTCAAGGTTACAGGCTCAATCCCTGCTGGAGCGGGGGGCGCTAAGCTCGTGCTGCGAGCAGTGGACTACGCAGGCAACCTCGCCACGGCCGAGTACACTCTACTCGAGAAAACCGAGAAACCCCCGGAGACGCAACCAAGCCAACCAACCCAGCCGACACAACCAAGCCAACCTCAGCAACCAAGCCAGCCCAGCCAGCCATCTCAGCCATCCCAGCCGTCACAGCCGCCACAACCCAGCCAGCCGTCGCCACAGCCTGTAGCGCAACCGGCCACGGTGATGCTTGTAACGCTAGTCGCCGCCGCGGCAGTTCTCCTGGTGATTCTCGTAATTAGGGAGCTGAAGCAGAGGCGCTGAGACCCCCTTAACAACATAAATTATTTATTTTTCCCGCCATCATAACCCCTGATGAAGCAAAAACTCCTAACACTCGGGCTACTGCTCGCGGTTCTCCTCGCCTTCTCCCTCCCAAAGGCTACAGCTCAGCCTGTCGTCGTCGCGGTCGACCTAGGTCACGGCGAGAGCAACAAGTACCTAAACTACATAATGGGTAACATAACGTTCGTCACGTGGAAGGTGATCACGGGTCCCATCAACGCCTCTCAGTTGAAAGGCGTGGACATCCTCCTCCTCGGGCAGCCGACAGTGGCTTTCAGCCCCGATGAGATGACTGCGATAAAGAACTGGCTCGCCTCCGGCAACAAGGTCCTCTACGTCGCGGGCGATAGCGACTACGGCCCAGGCCAGAAGACGATACAGCAGATCAACGACCTCCTAGCAGCGATCGGAACTAAGCTCAGGCTTGAGCACGGCGCTGTGTACAGCGACAACCCCGACGTCACGGCGAAGGCGTACTACAGGATGCTTACCTTCGTCGAGCCTGATGCAGACCCCCTGCTTCGCACAGACCTCATCAAGAGGGACGTAACGCTCCCAGTCCTAATGCATGGTCCTGGATGTGTTGTCTGGGTTGACGCGCAGGGCAAGTATCACGACCCGGTCAAGGAGACGTTCCCCGGGCTCTTCAGGCTCGTGTGGGCGCACAAGAGCTACATGGGGGACAACACACCGCCGACCCCTTACGTGTACGACCTTATGGCCTACGGTAAGGGCACGGGCGACCACGACTTCGTGATGTACGCGGCCGAGTACTGGACTGACAAGAACGTCCTGATCGTCGTGGCTGGGGAGTCGCTATACGGTGACTACGAGCCAGCCTGGGCTTCGGTGTACTACGGCGTGCCTCTCGACGGCCCAACCTTCGTGACGAACCTCTTCAGGTGGTGGGTCTACGTGGTGACGGAGCTCCCCAACCAGAAAACGCTCCAACAGCTCTCTGCTTCAATCAGCAACCTCAACTCGGCGGTGAACAGCCAGTCCTCCAGCATCCAGTCGCTTAGCTCCAATGTAAACTCTCTGAAGTCTAGCCTCGACTCACTTAACTCCAAGGTAGCTCAGCTCTCCTCGGCCCTGGATTCGCTGTCCGGGACCGTTAACACGCTTCTGATCATCTCGGCTGTCGAAGCCCTACTGATCATTGTTGCTCTAGCCTTAATTTTCCTCAGGAAGCCGAAAACCCAGACTTCTGAAACTCAAGTCAAAAGTTAAGCATTTTTTATCCTCTCCTTTTCTCCCAAAGATAAACGTATATAATTCACTGCTGAAGTTAGCACGGTGGTCAGGCTGAGTAGAAAAAATCTCGCCATCCTGGTGGTTGCCACCGTCGCAGTTTTACTCATCGCCCTTGTGCTTTTTACCCCTAAAGCTCCGCCCTCTCAGCCGCAACAGCCAACCCAGCCGACACAACCAAGCCAACCTCAGCAACCAAGCCAGCCCAGCCAGCCATCTCAGCCATCTCAGCCGTCACAGCCAAGCCAGCCCACACCCCCATCTCAAGGCGTCACCCTTTACGTGATTACTAGGCATGAGCAGACGATACAGGATGTTGCGCGGAGGATGTTCCTCAACAGCGAGGTCGCCAAAAGGTACAACATTGTGAACATCGTTTTCCTGCCTGTCAACGCGGAGCAGTGGCCGGAGTACATAAAGAACGCGGCAGCCAAGGGTCAGGGCATCGACGTGGCCTGGGGTGGCGGGCCAACGCTCTTCAACCTCATCGACGATCAGGGGCTTATAGAGCCTCTAGACACATCTAAGGTTCCCGAGTACGCCCTCGTGCTCCAAGAGATGAAGAAGATCCCGCCGAGCATAGCCGGTGCGCCCACGTACAAGGTTGGAAGCGATGGGCTTGTCCACTGGATAGGCGCGAGCGTGAGCAGCTTCGGCTTCACGGTGAACAAGGATATTCTCTCCCGCTACAACCTCCCAACCCCGGCGAGGTGGGCGGACCTGGGCAATCCAGTCTACGCCCGCACCCTGCCGGCCGTGCAGCTCGTGGGCATCGCTGACCCAACCATGAGCACCAGCAACACCAGGATGTTCGAGATAATCCTCCAGGCGTACGGCTGGGACGCCGGCTGGAGGACCCTCACCCTAATCGCCGCCAACGCGAAGGTTTACAGCGGGAGTAGCGACGTAAGAGACGCCGTCATCAGAGGAGACATAGCGATCGGGACGACCATCGACTTCTACGGCTACACCGCTCAGCAGCAGAACCCCGCGTGCCTGTACGTAATACCCGTGAACGAGAGCATAGTCAACGCAGACCCCATAGCCATCCTTAAGGGGGCTAGGCACCCCCGGGAGGCCGCGGTGTTCGTGGCATGGGTCCTCAACGAGACCGGGGGGCAGCTCGTGTGGCTGGACCCCAACATCAACAGGCTCCCGGTCAACCCTAGAGTGTTCGACACACCTGAAGGCTCCAAGAGGCCGGATCTAAAAACCGCCCTCGCCAGCGTGGAGAAAGCAGGCGGCATAAGCTTCAACGAGACCCTCTCCTCGCTGTGGGTCACAGCGGTCGTGGACTACTTTAAGGCAACACTCGTTGACGCCCACGATGACCTCCAGCCCGTTTGGGCGCAGATCGCGCAGGCTTACCTGAGCGGGAAGATCTCAAAGGACCAGTTTAACAAGCTCGTGGACTCGCTGACAGCCCCGATCACGTTCACAGACCCACTAACGAAAACGCAGACCACCTTCACGCTGGACTACGCGCTCAAGATTAGCAGCTACCTTGCCAGCGACCCTACAATATACCAGAACCTCATGAACCAGTGGAGGGACGCGGCTCGAGCCAGGTACCTGAAAACAGCGGCCTTGCTGAAGCAGATGACCGGCTCTTAACCTTCCACCCTCCTTTTTCTGAAAACTAAACATTTTAAGATGGAAGCACGGTTTCTGACAGGGCAAGATGCGGGCTAAGCCGTGGTTCATCTGGGTAGCAGGTCTCTCCATAGCCTCCCTGTACGTCGCACTGTACGCGTTGTCCCCACAATGGGCCGTATCACTTGACCCTCTCCTCTGGCTACTGGCCCTCGCCTCCGCCCTTGCGCTCTACAAGCTGGGCTTCGACTACCGGTGGATAAAGTTCAGCTTCGGCCTCAGCTTCCTGGCGATTTTCTCCATGCTCTACGACTTCTTCACAGTGGCTATCGGCGCTGGCGGAGCACCGAGAGCGCTCGCGCTCTTCCTGGCGCCATTCGTCTCCGCGGCAGCAGTGGGCTACCTCTATGAGAGGCTACGAGCATTCCGGGAGGCGAGGGTAGCGCGCAGGGGTGTCGTCTCGCTATCGCGGCGCGTGCGGAGCACTCTCTACGAGCTCGACCCCTTGATGTGGTTCTTCCTGGTTTTCGGCTCCGCGTTCCTTGTAGTTTTCCTCCTCGCTCCGATCACGCTCGTGCTCGTGAGCGCCTTCAGGGCGCCTGCGGGGGCAGCCTGGTACTCTAACTTCCAGAGAATCTTCTCGGCGAGGGAGTACGTGAGGCTCGAGAGCCTGCCGGGCGAGACGGCGTGGTCAGTGCTGCAGCTCGGAGACTACACGCTCTACGTGATCAAGGGGATTAACTACGGCATCCTTGTTAACAGCCTAATCCTCTCGACAGCCGTAACCTTCGCCGCAACCCTGCTCGGCGTTGCAATCGCGTTCGTGCTGGCCCGCTACTCCTTCCCGGGCAAGGAGGCGCTCCGCATCCTCTCCCTGGTCCCGCTCTTCGTCACACCTTTCGTCAACTCATACGTCGTTAAGATCCTTTTCAGCGAGTACGGGCCCGTGTCGATGCTGACTCAGGCGCTCTTCGGGTGGCGGCTCAGGCTTGACGGGCTCGTCGGGGTTGCCCTTGCGCAAATCATCTCCTTCTACCCCATCGTCTACCTGAACGCGTACAGCGCTTTCCTCAACGTGGACCCCAGCACCGAGGAGCAGGCGGAGAACCTGGGCTCCAGGGGCTTCAGGCTCTTCAGGACGGTGACGTTCCCTCTAGCTCTCCCGGGGATAGTGGCAGGCGCCATAATAGTGTTCATCTTCAGCCTCGAGGACGTCGGCGCCCCGCTGATCTTCCAGGAGTGGAACCTCATGAGCGCGCAGATCTTCAGGGGCTTTGTGACTCAGACGGGCATCGTTTCCCCGGAGTCCGCGGCCCTCGGAGTCGTCATGCTCTTCGTGGCCGTAGTGGGCTTCCTGGCGATCAGGAACTACGTGGGGATGCGGACCTACGCTATGATCAGCCGCGGAGGGCGCATATCGCCTAGGCAACGCCCGCTGGGCCTACCGGGTAAGATCGTCCTTTACGCCATATTATTCCCGCTGGTGCTCCTTACGGCTTTCCCGCAGTTCGGCGTCGCGCTCCTGGCGTTCAACGTCATGCCCCCTAGAGGCTTCGAGATCAACCCGGGCGGCTTCACGCTGAGCTACTTCGAGGTCCTCTTCCTCGACCCCACGGTATTCACCTACATCAGGAACACCATCACGTACGCCGCGCTGTCGGTGATCCTCGCCGTTGCTGTCGCCGTGATGGTGGGGTACGGGGTTAGCAGGATCCGAGTTGCGTGGCTCTCAAACCTGCTGGACACGCTGGCAACGGTGCCTCTAGCAATCCCCGGGCTCGTGATCGCTCTCGGCTACTACTACTTCTTCACCACACTCTTCGCCGGGACCCCCCTAGACCCAGCCTCCATAGGGGCTTTCCAGGCCTGGGTAGTGCTGGTCATATCCTACAGCGTGCGCAAGCTACCCTACGTGGTGCGCTCGGTGTACGCCGGCTTCCAGCAGGTCCACGTGGGCCTCGAGGAGGCGGCGATGAACCTCGGGGCCACGCGCGCTAAGGTGGTTTTCGGCGTCGTGCTGCCTTACATCATCTCCTACATCTTCAGCGGCGCCGTCCTGGGCTTCATATACATGGCCACGGAGGTTAGCACGAGCATAACCATCGGCAACTTCAACCCCTCGCAGGCCCCGATGACGTACTACATGATGAACGTCTACAAGGGCGGCTCTCCCATCGGCGTGCAGATCGCGGCGGCGATGGGTGTGCTGTTGATATTTATACAGCTGGTGGCTATACTGATCGTGGTGAGAGTCCTAAAGCAGAGGTACGCCTTCATCGGGGTGTAGGGGCATGGTGGGCATCCGGCTGGTTGAAGTTAGCAAGGTGTATGGCCGCGTGAGGGCCGTGGACCGCGTCACCCTCGAGGTGAGGGACGGGGAGCTCTTCACTATCCTCGGCCCGAGCGGGTGCGGGAAAACCACCCTGCTTAGGATCGTGGCCGGCTTCGAGGTCCCCGAGGAGGGCAGAGTGTTCTTCGGCAGCGAGGACGTCACCTTCGTGAAGCCCTACGCCAGGGGCACGGCCATGGTCTTCCAGAACTACGCGCTCTGGCCTCACATGACGGTCTTCGAGAACGTTGCCTACGGCCTGAAGGTTAGGCGCAAGCAGCTCAAGCTGACCGACGAGGAGATCGAGAGGAAGGTGCGCGAGGCGCTGAGGCTCGTTCGGCTGGAGGGCATGGAGGATCGCTACCCACTACAGCTGAGCGGGGGGCAGCAGCAGAGAGTCGCCCTGGCTAGGGCGCTGGTGGTGGAGCCGAGGGTTCTGCTCCTTGACGAGCCTCTGAGCAACCTCGACGCCAAGCTCAGGCTGGAGATGAGGGAGGAGATTAGGAGGATCCAGTCGGAGCTGAAGATCACGGCCCTCTACGTGACGCACGACCAGGAGGAGGCGATGAGCCTCGCCGACCGGATAGCTGTGATGAACAGGGGACGGGTGCTCCAGGTCGGGACCCCGCGCGAGATCTACTCGAAGCCGGCGAACCTCTTCGTGGCCACGTTCATAGGGAGGAGCACCTACTTCACGGGGACGGCCCACGAGGTCATAGGCGACACCGTCAAGCTCAGGGTGGACGGCCGAGTCGTGGAGGGCCGCCTCGCACCTGGGTACACGCTCAGGGAGGGTGAGAGAGCCGTTGCAATAGTGAAGGCTGAGGACTTCAGCGTCGGCGGCGAGGGCTCCAACTCGCTTGAAGGCATCGTCGAGATGGTGATGTTCATCGGGATGTTCAACCAGGTGAAGATCCGGGTCGGCGAGCAGAGGGTCACCGCCCTCCTCGACCCCGCCCTGGACCTCGCGCCAGGTCAGAGGATAAGGCTGAGCGTGAAGCCCTCCGACGTCAGCGTGTTCCCAACGACGGGATGGGAGGAGGAGACCTTCTCCTAGACCCCTTTCTGATGCGTAACGCAAATATCCAGCATGCTCGTGGCTGTTTTCATGCCTGCGCGCAGGCTAGCAGAGATGACGTACGTTGAGGTGCGCGAACTGCTCGCAAATGGTTTGGACACGGCAATACTCCCCGTCGGCACCGTCGAGCCCCACGGGCCGCACCTCCCGCTCGGCACGGACTGCATTATACCAGAGCTCATCGCGGAGAGACTGGCTGAACGCCTGAATGCCGTCATCCTGCCCACGGTGAACTACGGTGTGACAAATAGCCTTCACGGCTACCCCGGGTCGATACGCGTGAGGCCGGACGTCCTCGAGAACCTAGTCTACGACATCCTCGCGAGCCTGTCGCTTCACGGCTTCAAGATAGCGGTTATCCTCAACGGTCACGGCGGGAACACCTCGGCCCTCGACAGCGCCGCTAGGCGCGCGTGGCTCGACCACAGGCTCGCAGTGCTCCTCGTAGACTGGTGGCGTCTAGCGCGCGAGAGGGGGCTTACTCAGCGCATCCTCGGTAAGGAGGGAGGTCACGCCGCCACAGATGAGACGGCGCTGGTAGCGGCGGCGAGGCCGGAACTCGTAAAAAGTGAGCTCTACAGCCCCGAGGAGGTGTTCCTGGCGTCTCAGGGGGTGCAGTCGTACCCCGCCCCAGGTACTATCCTGAACTACTCGCCCACGGAGGGTGAAGTATCATTCGACACTTCAAGGGCGCAGGAGTACCTCGATGAGATCGTCCGAGAAGTAGGGAAGCTCTACGATGCGTTGAGGTCAGCCTTGGAACGCATGAAGCATTAAACATATAGAATGTTAAACACGAGGGTTTAAGATTCTGCACTTTGTGTTCACTATGTGAGGATCCGAGACATCGCCGACCTTTTCAAGCTACGGCAGACGTTCATGGCTGTTTTAACCGGCGTCGTCGCCTACATTAAACCCCTTGGCTTTAACGTAGATCTCCGAGCATTAACCCTTATATCGATCTCTCTGTTCGCAACCGTGGCTGGAGCCACAGGGTTCAACATGCTGTTCGACATGGATATTGACAGCATAATGCCCAGAACGCGCCACAGGCCTCTCCCGTCCGGTAGGATGACACCGCGTCAGGCTCTATGGATT from Infirmifilum sp. NZ encodes:
- a CDS encoding ABC transporter substrate-binding protein → MITRHEQTIQDVARRMFLNSEVAKRYNIVNIVFLPVNAEQWPEYIKNAAAKGQGIDVAWGGGPTLFNLIDDQGLIEPLDTSKVPEYALVLQEMKKIPPSIAGAPTYKVGSDGLVHWIGASVSSFGFTVNKDILSRYNLPTPARWADLGNPVYARTLPAVQLVGIADPTMSTSNTRMFEIILQAYGWDAGWRTLTLIAANAKVYSGSSDVRDAVIRGDIAIGTTIDFYGYTAQQQNPACLYVIPVNESIVNADPIAILKGARHPREAAVFVAWVLNETGGQLVWLDPNINRLPVNPRVFDTPEGSKRPDLKTALASVEKAGGISFNETLSSLWVTAVVDYFKATLVDAHDDLQPVWAQIAQAYLSGKISKDQFNKLVDSLTAPITFTDPLTKTQTTFTLDYALKISSYLASDPTIYQNLMNQWRDAARARYLKTAALLKQMTGS
- a CDS encoding ABC transporter permease; the protein is MRAKPWFIWVAGLSIASLYVALYALSPQWAVSLDPLLWLLALASALALYKLGFDYRWIKFSFGLSFLAIFSMLYDFFTVAIGAGGAPRALALFLAPFVSAAAVGYLYERLRAFREARVARRGVVSLSRRVRSTLYELDPLMWFFLVFGSAFLVVFLLAPITLVLVSAFRAPAGAAWYSNFQRIFSAREYVRLESLPGETAWSVLQLGDYTLYVIKGINYGILVNSLILSTAVTFAATLLGVAIAFVLARYSFPGKEALRILSLVPLFVTPFVNSYVVKILFSEYGPVSMLTQALFGWRLRLDGLVGVALAQIISFYPIVYLNAYSAFLNVDPSTEEQAENLGSRGFRLFRTVTFPLALPGIVAGAIIVFIFSLEDVGAPLIFQEWNLMSAQIFRGFVTQTGIVSPESAALGVVMLFVAVVGFLAIRNYVGMRTYAMISRGGRISPRQRPLGLPGKIVLYAILFPLVLLTAFPQFGVALLAFNVMPPRGFEINPGGFTLSYFEVLFLDPTVFTYIRNTITYAALSVILAVAVAVMVGYGVSRIRVAWLSNLLDTLATVPLAIPGLVIALGYYYFFTTLFAGTPLDPASIGAFQAWVVLVISYSVRKLPYVVRSVYAGFQQVHVGLEEAAMNLGATRAKVVFGVVLPYIISYIFSGAVLGFIYMATEVSTSITIGNFNPSQAPMTYYMMNVYKGGSPIGVQIAAAMGVLLIFIQLVAILIVVRVLKQRYAFIGV
- a CDS encoding ABC transporter ATP-binding protein, with translation MVGIRLVEVSKVYGRVRAVDRVTLEVRDGELFTILGPSGCGKTTLLRIVAGFEVPEEGRVFFGSEDVTFVKPYARGTAMVFQNYALWPHMTVFENVAYGLKVRRKQLKLTDEEIERKVREALRLVRLEGMEDRYPLQLSGGQQQRVALARALVVEPRVLLLDEPLSNLDAKLRLEMREEIRRIQSELKITALYVTHDQEEAMSLADRIAVMNRGRVLQVGTPREIYSKPANLFVATFIGRSTYFTGTAHEVIGDTVKLRVDGRVVEGRLAPGYTLREGERAVAIVKAEDFSVGGEGSNSLEGIVEMVMFIGMFNQVKIRVGEQRVTALLDPALDLAPGQRIRLSVKPSDVSVFPTTGWEEETFS
- a CDS encoding creatininase family protein, which gives rise to MPARRLAEMTYVEVRELLANGLDTAILPVGTVEPHGPHLPLGTDCIIPELIAERLAERLNAVILPTVNYGVTNSLHGYPGSIRVRPDVLENLVYDILASLSLHGFKIAVILNGHGGNTSALDSAARRAWLDHRLAVLLVDWWRLARERGLTQRILGKEGGHAATDETALVAAARPELVKSELYSPEEVFLASQGVQSYPAPGTILNYSPTEGEVSFDTSRAQEYLDEIVREVGKLYDALRSALERMKH